The genomic DNA CTACTATAACTGTGTCATTTCTAGCCAGTAACGGCGCTATAGCCCCTTGGTTGGTGAGAAAACCTGTAGTAAAAACCTGTGCGGATTCCTTGCCCACAAATTCGGCGAGGGAGACTTCCAATTGTTCGTGCATCTCTAGCGTGCCATTTAGAAACCTGGAGCCGGAACAACTAGTCCCATTTATCTCCAACGCCCTCATTGCGGCTTCTTTAACTCTGGGGTGAGTCGTCAATCCCAGATAATTGTTTGAGCCGACCATGATCATATCCCGACCATCGACCGTGACATGTGGCCCATTTAAGGTCGAAATCGCCTTGAAGTAAGGGTAAATTCCCAGCTCAACTATCTCTTTTTCACGATTGAACGAATAACACTTTTCGAAAATATCTTTCATGTTCCAGCGCTTTCAAGAGAGGTTCAGGACCTACGAAAGAGTTTCGTCCCCAGGTTTATCCTCTTAGGATTAAGCATTCCAGTTGGAAACGGAGCTTATTTTAAGCGTGATCCATCGATCACGTCAAGTGTATGTATCAAGCCCCAATGAAGACAAGACCTGAAACAAAAAAACCGATCACCGACATAGAGCCGGTGATCGGGTATCAGTTTGGGTTTTTGTTTTATAACTAAGAATTATTTCTTCACATCGCCGGTAGCCGCGCCATGCAGCTTGACTTCGACTTTTTCTTCCAGTCCTTGATAGTATTTTTTCAGAATGTCCACAACTTCAGGTCTCGAGAATTCAGGAGGTAATTCGCCACCCTCAGACAGAGTTTTACGGACCATGGTTCCGGAAAGAAGCAGACGATCAGCTTTGCCATGCGGGCAGGTTCTCATTGAAGCCATACCACCGCATTTAAAGCAGTGGAAAGTCCAGTCGATGTTGAGGGGCTGTAGTTCCAGCGACCCTTCGGGTATGACATCAAAAATTTTTTGAGCGTCAAACGGTCCATAGTAATCGCCAACACCAGCGTGGTCACGACCTACGATAAGATGGCTACAGCCGTAGTTTTGGCGGAATACACCATGAAGAAGAGCTTCTCTCGGACCGGCGTATCTCATTTCCATCGGATAGCCTTTGGTTACAACGGTGTCTTTGACAAAATAGTTGTCTACAAGAGCGTTAATAGCATCTACACGAACATCCGCAGGAATGTCACCGGCTTTCAATTTTCCAAGGAGTTGATGGATGATTATACCGTCCATGACCTCTACAGCGATTTTGGCCAGGAATTCATGGGACCTGTGCATCGGGTTACGCAACTGCAAAGCCGCAATACGCTTCCAGCCTTTTGCTTCAAATATGGCCCTGGTTTCAGCCGGTGTGCCATAAAGATCACCATATTCTTCAGGGAACCCGCCCTCGGTTAACACTTTGACGGGGCCCGCCAGGTTGTATTTACCCTGAGCCATGACTTTCTGGACACCGGGATGTTCCATGTCATCAGTGGTAAAAACCTTTTTGCACTCGTAATTTTTGTCGATCGTGTATTTTTCGGTGACTTTCATAGTGGCGACGACTTCTTTATTGTCCGTGTCAAATAGAGCTATTTCATCTCCCACTTTGACACTTTCGTCGTCAGTTGAAACAGTGATCGGAATAGGCCAGAACAGACCACTGGCCATCTTGTATTCGTCACATACGCCTTTCCAATCAGCTTTGGTCATGAAACCTTCAAGCGGTGTAAAAGCGCCACAACCCATCATAAGGAGATCGCCCGTTTCTCTCGATGTGATGTTGATTTTCTTAAGAGTTTCGGCTTTTTTCTTCTCTTCTGCTAGCGCTGCGCCTTTTAGCATCAAAGGTTTTAATTCCCCACCACCGTGAGGTCTCACCAGCTTGGCTTTCGACATCTGTAGTCCTCCTTGAACTTTATGCCTTGGTAAAAGCACGTCCCGAGCACAGTCCCAAAAGTCTGTAAGACTCTGAATCTAATGATCAGGAGTGTCTTTTCGAAGTTGTGGTAAAAACTGAAATGACAAGTAAGTTTAATTGTGAGTGGCCTCCTTGTCAAGGAAAAAGCATGAAATTTAAAACCGTTAAGCCTCCAGGAACTTTTTGGCCGTTTACCCCAAAGACTTCTTTTCCCGCTGCTTTGAATAATCAGGCAAACCGCATGCCACATTAGTGAAAACCGGGGCGCCGAGCTAAATTACGCGATTGAGGCGGTTTCGCTGGGACAGAAACCCAAATCGTTAAATTTCTGGGCTGGTAACAATGTCAAATTTTTTGACAGGTTGTAAACAAATGCAAGCGGTTCTGGTTTTAAGGCAGGTTAGCCGATAATAGATCCGGGATTTTCCAGTGAGCAAGGACAGGCCCCATTGGAGAATTTGCGAATCTTTTGGCCACACGCATTCCGGCCATTTCTTTAGATGAAAAGTATGCTAAAGGATTGTACATTTGATTAGCGACTCGAACCTCCAAATGCAAATGTGGCCCGGTGGAACGTCCTGTATTTCCCACCATTCCTATTTTCTGGCCTCTCCGAATTAGCTGTCCGGGCTTTACCACTATTCCGGACAAGTGAGCGTAATAGGTATAAGCGCCCTTCCCGTGATCAATTAAAACAGTATTTCCATATCTCCTGAATCTTTTCTGACTGCCGGTAAAAACAATTCTTCCGTCAGCGCAGGATAATACCGAATTCCCTACCGGCGCCGCTATATCCAACCCTTTATGAAAACTACCCCAACGAAATCCAAATGGAGACGTCAACACTCCGTGAGGCACTGGGAACCTGAGTTGCGGCACATTTGGATGCCTCAATCCTCTAATCGCGCTTGCTACAAAATATCTGGTCTGAGAGTCATTCGCGCCGATCATGGGTTTAGGAGGATTAGGAGATCTTTTCAGATCGGTCTCCGGCAACAGAGCGGACGCGGGCAAAAAAATAGTTTCTCCGCGACTTATTTTGTAAGGGGATTCCAACTTGTTTAGTTTTGCTACGGCTTTGAGATCCAGACCATAAACATCGCAAATGTGCGCTAGCGTTTCATCTTTCCCAACCACATGAAAGGCCCCTTCCTCATCTGAAACAGCTTTGTTTTTTTCGATTTTTTGGACCGCTGTTTTCTTGTTAGAAACCTCGGAAATGGACGATCTCATGGAAGCCAGGTTGGCGGAACAACCGGATAGAACCCATATTGAGAGAATTATTGACCAGCAGGATGCGAGTTTCTTCATGTTTAAGTTAGTCATTTAACATTTCGACATGACAGCTATTTTAGCTAAACTTATTTAAAAGTCAACTATTTTATTCTATAATATTGAACTGTTATTAATATTTTATCATATATAAGTTTATTTATCGCGGAGAATTCTTTTCAGCGCGGGGGGTTCAGATTCAATTTTTCATGTTGATCGTTTGGATGAAAGACGGAAAGGCCGAAACAATCGATTGGTCTCGGCCTTATTCCATGCATAAACCGGAGCAAATGAGGCTGTTATTTCTGGACGGGCGCGCCGGGAACCGGAGCTACAGGAGCCTGAGCTGAGGCATTGGGGGCCACTTGATTCTTGGCTTCTTCATCTTTCATCTTCTGCGCTTCCTCGGCCCATTTTTTTGCGTTCAAAGAAGATATCTGCTGCTTGAGAAGAATAAGTTCCTGATCATAGCCTTTGACCTGTCTGGTCAAAGTAGATTTTGTAGAATTCTTGATCTCATCGATCTGGGAATCAAGCTTGGAAATCTGAGAATCGAGCTGAACTCGCTGCTTGATCAGATTGTCGGCCTGGTTCATCAAAGATTTGACCTGCTGATCCATCGTGCTTTCAGACTGCTGCTTAGCCTGATTTATCTGCGCCTGAACACGTTCAGCCTTTTGCTGAAGTGCGCCGATTTGAGACATCAGGTCCTCAGCGAACACATTGGCGCCAAAGTTAATTAAAAGAACTGACGCGGCGATTAAAATTATTGCTGTCTTTTTCATGCGGCAACTCCTCGAGAAGATATACGAGACCGGACTGCGGCCTAGGTCGTAAGAGGTCATACCACATTTCAAATAAAAATCAAGATAATTTCATCCGTTATTTAAAGGTATTATATCTAATATATTATGTTATTTATTGTATATAGCCTTATCTTTGCTGGTTACTAAGCCTTTTATGTTGTTATCAATTTATTCAAATGCACTCCTAACTCAGGCCTTCACATTAATTAATTTACACACTAGCCTTATATTTAATACTTTTTATGCTCACATATAAAGACTGAGCAGCGCGTTGATAGGCGCCGCCAATTGCGCCTCCCCATTCAGCGGCAGTTTCCACTTCAGATTTTTTTTGCATCATGGAACTATTATCAACTTTTTTGATTTACTTTATGCCAATCAGATGATAGAGAGCCCAAGCAAAGTATGGATCCATCGCCCCAGGCCTCCAGTCAAAGGGCGGACCGAAAATTAGGAGATTTCGTCCGTTGTCGCTGAGGAGCCTATTCAAAGATAATTACCTCGTACAATTGTTCTCTTGGTCAAAGATGCCCAGGTTGAATCTATTCACATTTTTTCCCAGAGTTTGGCTTGCTTTAGTTTTAAGCTTGACGCTGGTGTTGTATTCATTTCCACAATCCCTTGCAGCTAGTCTTCCTATGCCAGGTGAAGAGCGGTCAGGAATTTTTTATGCGATTACTCATCTTCCTCTGTTTGTTTACGGAATTTTATTTCTGATCTTTTGCTTGTCCGTGGTGAATTTTGTTTTGCAATTCAAGCCTGTCGGGATTTGGGGTTGGGCTTTGAGGTTCCGTCGCGCTGATAATCCTCGCGGCATTGTCACCAGAACGATCAACCATATTGAAAAACCCGCCGGGAGCCGTAGAACCCAAGGTCTGACGACATACAAAAAGCTCCAGGAACCATTGGACGACGGGATAGTTGCGGTCCGGGCTTTAGATAATGACGCGGACGCGTCCAATCTGTTTACTCCTACTCCATTGGATGGAGCTAATCATCCTTTACCTAAATTCGGCTCTGCCAAAGAAACGGAGCTTTCAGAGGCGCCTCTGGGCGAAACCCGTACCACTGGAACTAA from Desulfomonilaceae bacterium includes the following:
- the sat gene encoding sulfate adenylyltransferase, with the protein product MSKAKLVRPHGGGELKPLMLKGAALAEEKKKAETLKKINITSRETGDLLMMGCGAFTPLEGFMTKADWKGVCDEYKMASGLFWPIPITVSTDDESVKVGDEIALFDTDNKEVVATMKVTEKYTIDKNYECKKVFTTDDMEHPGVQKVMAQGKYNLAGPVKVLTEGGFPEEYGDLYGTPAETRAIFEAKGWKRIAALQLRNPMHRSHEFLAKIAVEVMDGIIIHQLLGKLKAGDIPADVRVDAINALVDNYFVKDTVVTKGYPMEMRYAGPREALLHGVFRQNYGCSHLIVGRDHAGVGDYYGPFDAQKIFDVIPEGSLELQPLNIDWTFHCFKCGGMASMRTCPHGKADRLLLSGTMVRKTLSEGGELPPEFSRPEVVDILKKYYQGLEEKVEVKLHGAATGDVKK
- a CDS encoding LysM peptidoglycan-binding domain-containing M23 family metallopeptidase; the protein is MTNLNMKKLASCWSIILSIWVLSGCSANLASMRSSISEVSNKKTAVQKIEKNKAVSDEEGAFHVVGKDETLAHICDVYGLDLKAVAKLNKLESPYKISRGETIFLPASALLPETDLKRSPNPPKPMIGANDSQTRYFVASAIRGLRHPNVPQLRFPVPHGVLTSPFGFRWGSFHKGLDIAAPVGNSVLSCADGRIVFTGSQKRFRRYGNTVLIDHGKGAYTYYAHLSGIVVKPGQLIRRGQKIGMVGNTGRSTGPHLHLEVRVANQMYNPLAYFSSKEMAGMRVAKRFANSPMGPVLAHWKIPDLLSANLP